In one Oscillospiraceae bacterium genomic region, the following are encoded:
- a CDS encoding ferredoxin, with protein MKHSVVLDYKRCRGCTTCIKTCPTEAIRVRRGKATILNDRCIDCGKCIQVCPHKAVRSVSDGMEKLRQFKFNVAVPDPALYGQFQNLDDIDIVLNGLLNIGFQKVYESARAAELLSDYSRQAIASGQKRVMPQISSNCPTVLRLIRIRFPRLIDHIEPTITPMELAAVLSRREAMAETGLPPEEIGVFSIVPCSSKVTASHAPEGLDLPVLDGSFAIRDIYLKLLTPMKELAEAGRLEPLSSAGIMGVGWAGCGGESAARLDERYVAVDGIENVIRMLEEIEDGRVPEADFIELCACTQGCVGGCLNVENPYAARMKLKSLMKGLPVSRNRFLFKGKERDVVKFQRRLQYAPAFLLDEDRERAMAKHLRIEVLESHLPGLHCGSCGAPTCHAFAEDVVMGRASEEDCIFKVRERMKYMAGAGEADTYLPAPFRQQQLKQPDPPPEGGHPTKW; from the coding sequence ATGAAGCACTCCGTCGTGCTGGACTACAAGCGCTGCCGGGGCTGCACCACCTGTATCAAGACCTGTCCCACCGAGGCCATCCGGGTCCGCCGGGGCAAGGCCACCATACTCAACGACCGCTGCATCGACTGCGGCAAGTGCATCCAGGTCTGCCCCCACAAGGCCGTGCGCTCGGTGAGCGACGGCATGGAGAAGCTGCGGCAGTTCAAATTCAACGTGGCGGTGCCCGACCCGGCCCTCTACGGCCAGTTCCAGAACCTGGACGACATCGACATCGTCCTCAACGGCCTTTTGAACATCGGCTTCCAGAAGGTCTACGAGTCGGCCCGTGCCGCCGAGCTTTTGAGCGACTACTCCCGGCAGGCCATCGCCTCCGGCCAGAAGCGGGTCATGCCCCAGATCTCCTCCAACTGCCCCACCGTGCTGCGGCTGATCCGCATCCGCTTCCCCAGGCTCATCGACCACATCGAGCCCACCATCACCCCCATGGAGCTGGCCGCCGTGCTCTCCCGGCGGGAGGCCATGGCCGAGACCGGGCTGCCCCCGGAGGAGATCGGCGTGTTCTCCATCGTGCCCTGCTCCTCCAAGGTCACCGCGTCCCACGCCCCCGAGGGGCTGGATCTGCCCGTGCTGGACGGCTCCTTCGCCATCCGGGACATCTACTTAAAGCTGCTCACCCCCATGAAGGAGCTGGCCGAGGCGGGCAGGCTGGAGCCCCTCTCCTCCGCCGGGATCATGGGCGTGGGCTGGGCGGGCTGCGGCGGCGAGAGCGCCGCCCGGCTGGACGAGCGCTACGTGGCGGTGGACGGCATCGAGAACGTAATCCGTATGCTGGAGGAGATCGAGGACGGGCGGGTGCCCGAGGCCGACTTTATCGAGCTGTGCGCCTGCACCCAGGGCTGCGTGGGCGGCTGCCTCAACGTGGAGAACCCATACGCCGCGCGGATGAAGCTCAAGAGCCTGATGAAGGGCCTGCCCGTGTCCCGCAACCGCTTTCTCTTCAAGGGCAAGGAGCGGGACGTGGTCAAGTTTCAGCGCCGGCTCCAGTACGCCCCCGCCTTCCTCCTGGACGAGGACCGGGAGCGGGCCATGGCCAAGCACCTGCGCATCGAGGTGCTGGAATCCCACCTGCCGGGGCTGCACTGCGGCTCCTGCGGGGCGCCCACCTGCCACGCCTTCGCCGAGGACGTGGTGATGGGCCGGGCCAGCGAGGAGGACTGCATCTTCAAGGTGCGCGAGCGCATGAAGTACATGGCGGGCGCGGGGGAGGCCGACACCTACCTGCCCGCCCCCTTCCGCCAGCAGCAGCTAAAGCAGCCGGATCCGCCCCCCGAGGGGGGGCATCCCACAAAATGGTAA
- a CDS encoding anti-sigma regulatory factor yields METIKLVYPVEGGDLIEAGEASSKMKMTLKKLGLPPDVIRRASICMYEGEINMVIHADGGQAEVEVDMDEITIRMVDHGPGIPDVDKAMEEGYSTAGDTARDLGFGAGMGLPNMKRYSDEMGIDTRVGEGTTVTMKLKIS; encoded by the coding sequence ATGGAAACGATCAAGCTGGTATACCCCGTGGAGGGCGGAGACCTGATCGAAGCGGGCGAGGCCTCCAGCAAGATGAAGATGACCCTGAAGAAGCTGGGGCTTCCCCCCGACGTGATCCGCAGGGCCTCTATCTGTATGTACGAGGGCGAGATCAACATGGTCATCCACGCCGACGGCGGCCAGGCCGAGGTGGAGGTGGACATGGACGAGATCACCATCCGCATGGTGGACCACGGCCCCGGCATCCCCGACGTGGACAAGGCCATGGAGGAGGGCTACTCCACCGCGGGCGACACCGCCCGGGACCTGGGCTTCGGCGCGGGCATGGGCCTGCCCAACATGAAGCGCTACTCCGACGAGATGGGCATCGACACCAGGGTGGGCGAGGGCACCACCGTCACCATGAAGCTGAAAATCTCCTGA
- a CDS encoding 3-phosphoserine/phosphohydroxythreonine aminotransferase, whose protein sequence is MGNQRVYNFSAGPSMLPLEVLERAGAEITNYQGSGMSVMEMSHRSKVFQKIFDDTQANFRRLLGVPEGYKVLFLQGGASAQFSMAPLNLIGRTGKADYAVTGNFSNIAYKEAKKYGEIRLAASSEDKNHSYIPAQDQLALDPGASYFYYCANNTIYGTEWQYVPDTGDVPIVCDMSSDILSRRVDVGRYGVIFAGAQKNMAPAGLTVVVIREDLAGHELPYTPLMMNYKTMIDKDSMYNTPPCWCIYILGLVLEWLEKQGGVEGMEAIKRGKAQLLYDVLDSSRLFTCAAQPGSRSDMNVTFRSVSGELDAQFVQEATAAGFTNLKGHRNVGGMRASIYNAMPTEGVEKLCDFIRGFDKNH, encoded by the coding sequence ATGGGAAACCAGCGCGTCTACAACTTTTCCGCGGGTCCGTCCATGCTTCCCCTGGAGGTACTGGAGCGGGCCGGAGCCGAGATCACCAACTATCAGGGCTCCGGCATGTCAGTCATGGAGATGAGCCACCGATCTAAGGTCTTTCAGAAGATCTTCGACGACACCCAGGCCAATTTCCGCCGCCTGTTGGGGGTGCCCGAGGGGTACAAGGTGCTCTTCCTCCAGGGGGGCGCGTCCGCGCAGTTCTCCATGGCGCCCCTGAACCTCATCGGCCGGACCGGGAAGGCGGACTACGCCGTCACCGGCAACTTCTCCAACATCGCCTACAAGGAGGCCAAGAAGTACGGGGAAATCCGCCTGGCGGCCTCCTCCGAGGACAAAAACCACAGCTACATACCCGCCCAGGACCAGCTGGCGCTGGACCCGGGCGCGTCCTACTTCTACTACTGCGCCAACAACACCATCTACGGCACCGAGTGGCAGTACGTGCCCGACACCGGGGACGTGCCCATCGTGTGCGACATGTCCTCCGACATCCTCTCCCGCCGGGTGGACGTGGGCAGGTACGGCGTCATCTTCGCCGGGGCGCAGAAGAACATGGCCCCCGCGGGGCTGACGGTGGTGGTCATCCGGGAGGACCTGGCGGGGCATGAGCTGCCCTACACCCCCCTGATGATGAACTACAAGACCATGATCGACAAGGACTCCATGTACAACACCCCGCCCTGCTGGTGCATCTACATCCTGGGGCTGGTGCTGGAGTGGCTGGAGAAGCAGGGCGGCGTGGAAGGCATGGAGGCCATCAAGCGCGGCAAGGCCCAGCTGCTGTACGACGTGCTGGATTCCTCCCGCCTGTTCACCTGCGCGGCCCAGCCCGGCTCCCGCTCCGATATGAACGTGACCTTCCGCTCGGTGAGCGGGGAGCTGGACGCGCAGTTCGTCCAGGAGGCCACCGCGGCCGGGTTCACCAACCTGAAGGGCCACCGCAACGTTGGGGGCATGCGGGCCTCCATCTACAACGCCATGCCCACCGAGGGCGTGGAGAAGCTGTGCGACTTCATCCGCGGCTTCGACAAGAATCACTAG
- a CDS encoding D-3-phosphoglycerate dehydrogenase, translating to MYRIKTLNKISAAGVSVLDKSRFTVSDAVENEDGVLVRSADMHEYQFPEALRAIARAGAGTNNIPLDRCSEAGVVVFNTPGANANAVKELAVCALLLSSRNIGGGLEWVRTQAGAGADVEKVVEKGKSQFVGPEISGKTLGVVGLGAIGVQVANIATKLGMTVYGYDPFLSVDAALSLSRLVHHATDLDTLYKNADYITLHVPQTPDTKGMIGTTAIQSMKPGVRIINLARGGLVNDDDMLQALDSGRVSCYVTDFPNNKILQSKRVVAIPHLGASTPESEENCAVMAAQELKDYLENGNIRNSVNLPTLVQAWSGEARLCVIHKNVPAMLANIMAVLSKANVNVENMTNKSKKDYAYTVVDLNAKLRDDVLDELRGLDGVLRVRQLNH from the coding sequence ATGTACCGTATTAAGACCCTGAACAAGATCTCCGCCGCGGGGGTGTCCGTGCTGGACAAATCCCGCTTCACCGTCTCGGACGCCGTGGAGAACGAGGACGGCGTCCTGGTCCGCTCGGCGGACATGCACGAGTACCAGTTCCCCGAGGCCCTGCGGGCCATCGCCCGGGCGGGGGCGGGCACCAACAACATCCCCCTGGACCGCTGCTCCGAGGCGGGCGTCGTGGTATTTAACACCCCCGGCGCCAACGCCAACGCCGTCAAGGAGCTGGCGGTGTGCGCGCTGCTGCTGTCCTCCCGCAACATCGGCGGAGGGCTGGAGTGGGTGCGCACCCAGGCCGGCGCGGGCGCCGACGTGGAGAAGGTGGTGGAGAAGGGCAAGAGCCAGTTTGTGGGCCCCGAGATCTCCGGCAAGACCCTGGGCGTCGTGGGCCTGGGGGCCATCGGCGTGCAGGTGGCCAACATCGCCACCAAGCTGGGCATGACGGTGTACGGCTACGACCCCTTCCTCTCGGTGGACGCGGCCCTGTCCCTGTCCCGGCTGGTGCACCACGCCACCGACCTGGACACCCTGTATAAAAACGCCGACTATATCACCCTCCACGTGCCCCAGACCCCGGACACCAAGGGCATGATCGGCACCACCGCCATCCAATCCATGAAGCCGGGGGTGCGCATCATCAACCTGGCCCGGGGGGGCCTGGTCAACGACGACGACATGCTCCAGGCCCTGGACAGCGGCCGGGTGAGCTGCTACGTCACCGATTTCCCCAACAACAAGATCCTCCAGAGCAAGCGGGTGGTGGCCATCCCCCACTTGGGGGCCTCCACCCCCGAGAGCGAGGAGAACTGCGCGGTGATGGCCGCGCAAGAGCTGAAGGACTACCTGGAAAACGGCAATATCCGCAACTCCGTGAACCTGCCCACCCTGGTGCAGGCCTGGAGCGGCGAGGCGCGGCTGTGCGTCATTCACAAGAACGTGCCCGCCATGCTGGCCAACATCATGGCGGTGCTCTCCAAGGCCAACGTGAACGTGGAGAACATGACCAACAAGTCCAAAAAGGACTACGCCTACACCGTGGTGGACCTCAACGCCAAGCTGCGGGACGACGTGCTGGATGAGCTGCGGGGCCTGGACGGCGTGCTCCGGGTGCGCCAGCTCAACCACTAG
- a CDS encoding transporter encodes MRGLLQKDLYVMLGQGRTYLVLVAFYLILTLVGTFDASFFSGFIVLVMTMLPMSTFTYDDLARWPKFAAATPAGRRGVVQGKYLFALCTLAASIVVLLVMDLVYCAVRGGFSQLPELLVAGAACAVLGLFMDLILIPILFKFGSEKGRFVMMAVWVVIFLLFFGAINLLAERPGGLASLPIPGWLAASVPVIALGVLAVAAVLSYSASLRIFAKKEL; translated from the coding sequence ATGAGAGGCCTGCTGCAAAAGGATCTGTACGTGATGCTGGGGCAGGGGCGCACCTACCTCGTGCTGGTGGCCTTCTATCTGATCCTCACCCTGGTGGGCACCTTCGACGCCTCCTTCTTTTCCGGCTTCATCGTGCTGGTGATGACCATGCTGCCCATGTCCACCTTCACCTACGACGACCTGGCCCGCTGGCCCAAGTTCGCCGCCGCCACCCCGGCGGGACGGCGGGGCGTGGTGCAGGGCAAGTACCTCTTCGCGCTGTGCACCCTGGCGGCCTCCATCGTCGTGCTGCTGGTCATGGATCTGGTGTACTGCGCGGTGCGGGGCGGGTTTTCCCAGCTCCCCGAGCTGCTGGTCGCCGGCGCGGCCTGCGCCGTGCTGGGCCTGTTCATGGATCTGATCCTCATCCCCATCCTCTTCAAGTTCGGCTCGGAGAAGGGCCGCTTCGTGATGATGGCGGTGTGGGTGGTGATCTTTCTGCTCTTCTTCGGCGCGATTAACCTGCTGGCCGAACGGCCCGGCGGGCTGGCCTCCCTGCCCATCCCCGGCTGGCTGGCGGCCTCCGTGCCCGTCATCGCCCTGGGCGTGCTGGCCGTGGCCGCCGTGCTGTCCTACTCCGCCTCCCTGCGCATCTTTGCCAAAAAGGAGCTGTAA
- a CDS encoding ABC transporter, which translates to MKTALEVKHLTKDYGSFRLDDVSFTVPGGTIMGLIGENGAGKSTTIKCILNLIRRDGGEITVLGLDNIAHERAVKEDVGVVLDESTFHDMLRPRQVGKVLSGIYQNWDGAAFDRYLEKFELPAGKLIKEFSKGMKMKLSFAAALSARPRLLILDEATGGLDPVVRDDILDELLAFIQDEDHAVLLSSHITSDLEKVADYISYLHKGKLVIQGAKDELLERYGRLACTRAELERVDPALVVGVRRSQFSCEALVNDRRAVARRYPELTVDPVTLEEIMVFTVKGEQL; encoded by the coding sequence ATGAAAACGGCTCTTGAAGTAAAGCATCTCACCAAGGACTACGGGTCCTTCCGGCTGGACGACGTGTCCTTCACCGTGCCCGGGGGCACCATCATGGGCCTCATCGGGGAGAACGGCGCGGGCAAGTCCACCACCATCAAATGCATCCTCAACCTGATCCGCCGGGACGGCGGGGAGATCACCGTGCTGGGCCTGGACAATATCGCGCACGAGCGCGCCGTGAAGGAGGACGTGGGGGTGGTGCTGGACGAATCCACCTTTCACGACATGCTCCGCCCCCGCCAGGTGGGCAAGGTGCTCTCCGGCATCTATCAGAACTGGGACGGCGCGGCCTTCGACCGCTACCTGGAGAAATTCGAGCTGCCCGCGGGCAAGCTGATCAAGGAGTTCTCCAAGGGCATGAAGATGAAGCTGTCCTTCGCCGCCGCCCTCTCCGCCCGGCCCAGGCTGCTGATCCTGGACGAGGCCACCGGCGGGCTGGACCCGGTGGTGCGGGACGACATTCTGGACGAGCTGCTGGCGTTCATCCAGGACGAGGACCACGCCGTGCTCCTCTCCAGCCACATCACCAGCGACCTGGAGAAGGTGGCCGACTATATCTCCTACCTGCACAAGGGTAAACTGGTGATACAGGGGGCCAAGGACGAGCTGCTGGAGCGGTACGGCCGCCTGGCCTGCACCCGCGCCGAGCTGGAGCGGGTGGACCCCGCCCTGGTGGTGGGGGTGCGCAGGAGCCAGTTCTCCTGCGAGGCGCTGGTGAACGACCGCCGCGCCGTCGCCCGCCGCTATCCCGAGCTGACCGTGGATCCGGTGACGCTGGAGGAGATTATGGTATTTACCGTAAAGGGGGAACAGCTATGA
- a CDS encoding GntR family transcriptional regulator, with translation MDIIISNSGGIPIYDQITRQMKGLILKGELREGEALPSMRLLAKELRISVITTKRAYEELEREGFLTTVPGKGCFVAPQNPELIREDALRRVEEHLARAVDTAKSGGVSLEEMAATLNILYGDETL, from the coding sequence ATGGACATCATAATCAGCAATTCCGGCGGCATCCCCATCTACGACCAGATTACCCGTCAGATGAAGGGCCTCATTCTGAAGGGCGAGCTGCGGGAGGGCGAGGCCCTGCCCTCCATGCGGCTGCTGGCCAAGGAGCTGCGTATCTCGGTCATCACCACCAAGCGCGCCTACGAGGAGCTGGAGCGGGAGGGATTCCTCACCACCGTGCCCGGCAAGGGCTGCTTCGTGGCCCCCCAGAACCCGGAGCTGATCCGGGAGGACGCCCTGCGCCGGGTGGAGGAGCACCTCGCCCGCGCGGTGGACACCGCCAAGTCCGGCGGGGTCAGCCTGGAGGAGATGGCCGCCACCCTCAACATTCTGTATGGAGACGAAACGCTATGA
- a CDS encoding glyceraldehyde-3-phosphate dehydrogenase gives MIKVGINGFGRIGRLVFRAGIGRSDIEFVGINDPFMTPDYMAYMLKYDTVHGQFQGTIDYTDHSIIVNGHEVAFFACKDPKDIPWAKVGAEYVVESTGVFLTKEKSQAHIDAGAKKVVMSAPSKDDTPMFVMGVNHTSYDPGMTFVSNASCTTNCLAPIAKVLHDNWGIADGLMTTVHSTTATQKTVDGPSAKDWRGGRAAAGNIIPSSTGAAKAVGKVIPSLNGKLTGMSMRVPTLDVSVVDLTVNLAKPAKYDEICAAMKAAADGELKGILGYTEDAVVSSDFLGDTRTSIFDAKAGIALTDTFVKVVSWYDNEIGYSNKVLDLIAHMYSVDHK, from the coding sequence ATGATTAAAGTTGGTATTAACGGCTTCGGCAGAATCGGGCGCCTTGTGTTCCGCGCCGGTATCGGCCGCAGCGACATTGAGTTTGTCGGCATCAACGACCCCTTCATGACCCCCGACTACATGGCCTACATGCTGAAGTACGACACCGTGCACGGCCAGTTCCAGGGCACCATCGACTACACCGACCACTCCATCATCGTCAACGGCCACGAGGTCGCGTTCTTCGCCTGCAAGGACCCCAAGGACATCCCCTGGGCCAAGGTGGGCGCGGAGTACGTGGTGGAGTCCACGGGCGTGTTCCTGACCAAGGAGAAGAGCCAGGCCCACATCGACGCCGGCGCCAAGAAGGTCGTCATGTCCGCCCCCTCCAAGGACGACACCCCCATGTTCGTCATGGGTGTCAACCATACATCCTATGACCCCGGCATGACCTTTGTGTCCAACGCCTCCTGCACCACCAACTGCCTGGCCCCCATCGCCAAGGTGCTGCACGACAACTGGGGCATCGCCGACGGCCTGATGACCACCGTCCACTCCACCACCGCCACCCAGAAGACCGTGGACGGCCCCTCCGCCAAGGATTGGCGCGGCGGCCGCGCGGCGGCGGGCAACATCATCCCCTCCTCCACCGGCGCCGCCAAGGCCGTGGGCAAGGTCATCCCCTCCCTCAACGGCAAGCTGACCGGCATGAGCATGCGCGTGCCCACCCTGGACGTGTCCGTGGTTGACCTGACCGTCAACCTGGCCAAGCCCGCCAAGTACGACGAGATCTGCGCCGCCATGAAGGCCGCCGCCGACGGCGAGCTGAAGGGCATCCTGGGCTACACCGAGGACGCCGTGGTCTCCTCCGACTTCCTGGGCGACACCCGCACCTCCATCTTCGACGCCAAGGCCGGCATCGCCCTGACCGACACCTTCGTGAAGGTCGTGTCCTGGTACGACAACGAGATCGGCTACTCCAACAAGGTGCTCGACCTCATCGCCCACATGTACAGCGTGGACCACAAGTAA
- a CDS encoding cation diffusion facilitator transporter: MTELLIHAFIKNGADVQDPDVRQKYGLLSGGVGIFLNLLLSAGKFFAGLATGSIAMTADAFNNLSDAGSSVVTLVGFRLAGQKADDGHPFGHGRIEYLSGLLVSLIILVVGLELGKSSLGKILRPEAAVFSWAALAILACSILVKLWMCLFNKNLSRRIGSAAMAATAADSLSDVAATSAVLLGVLAERFTGYNIDGWTGVVVAAFILRSGWGAAKDTLNPLLGQSPDPALVREIQKTVLSHPQVVGMHDLIIHDYGPGRAMMSFHAEVPVDADIMAVHDEIDGIERELKQKFRIEASIHMDPIVTNDERVNALHAQVALLVRGIDPGMSIHDFRITAGPHHTNLIFDVVAPHSCPLGDDEVRAAVAQAVRERLGENYFTVIEVDHAYVE, translated from the coding sequence ATGACCGAGCTGCTGATTCATGCGTTTATAAAAAACGGGGCGGACGTGCAGGACCCGGACGTGCGGCAGAAGTACGGCCTGCTCTCCGGCGGGGTGGGGATTTTCCTCAACCTGCTGCTCTCGGCGGGCAAGTTCTTCGCGGGGCTGGCCACGGGCTCCATCGCCATGACGGCGGACGCCTTCAACAACCTGTCCGACGCGGGCTCCTCGGTGGTGACCCTGGTGGGCTTCCGCCTGGCGGGGCAGAAGGCGGACGACGGGCACCCCTTCGGCCACGGGCGCATCGAGTACCTCTCGGGCCTGCTGGTGTCCCTGATTATCCTGGTGGTGGGGCTGGAGCTGGGCAAGTCCTCGCTGGGGAAGATCCTCCGTCCGGAGGCAGCGGTCTTCTCCTGGGCGGCGCTGGCCATCCTGGCGTGTTCCATCCTGGTGAAGCTGTGGATGTGCCTGTTCAACAAGAACCTCTCCCGCCGCATCGGCTCGGCGGCCATGGCGGCCACCGCCGCCGACTCCCTGTCCGACGTGGCGGCCACCTCCGCCGTGCTGCTGGGGGTACTGGCGGAGCGCTTTACCGGGTACAATATCGACGGCTGGACCGGCGTGGTGGTGGCGGCGTTCATCCTGCGCTCGGGCTGGGGGGCGGCCAAGGACACCCTGAACCCCCTGCTGGGCCAGAGCCCCGACCCGGCCCTGGTGCGGGAGATCCAAAAGACCGTCCTGTCCCACCCCCAGGTGGTGGGGATGCACGACCTCATCATCCACGACTACGGCCCCGGCCGGGCCATGATGTCCTTCCACGCGGAGGTGCCGGTGGACGCGGACATTATGGCCGTGCATGACGAGATCGACGGCATCGAGCGGGAGCTCAAGCAGAAGTTCCGCATCGAGGCCTCCATCCACATGGACCCCATCGTCACCAACGACGAGCGGGTCAACGCCCTGCACGCTCAGGTGGCCCTGCTGGTGCGGGGGATCGACCCGGGCATGAGCATCCACGACTTCCGCATCACCGCCGGGCCCCACCACACCAACCTGATTTTCGACGTGGTGGCCCCCCACAGCTGCCCCCTGGGGGACGACGAGGTGCGCGCCGCCGTGGCGCAGGCGGTGCGGGAGCGGCTGGGGGAGAATTATTTCACCGTGATCGAGGTGGATCACGCCTACGTGGAGTAG
- a CDS encoding DNA-binding response regulator encodes MARKVLIVEDDNNIAELLHLYLEKEGFETRVAPDGGKGVEQFRAFHPDLVLLDIMLPVMDGWSVLKKIRESDKTPVIMLTAKGETQDKVNGLEGGADDYIVKPFEMKEVLARIHAVLRRFGVEEESGEKKLSFDKLVINLDSYELLVDGKRVDTPPKELELLFHLAASPNRVFTRNQLLDEVWGFDYFGDSRTVDVHIKRLREKLEGVSEGWSLKTVWGVGYKFEVVSGA; translated from the coding sequence ATGGCGAGAAAGGTCCTGATCGTCGAGGACGACAACAATATCGCGGAGCTGCTGCATCTCTATCTGGAGAAGGAGGGCTTCGAGACCCGGGTGGCCCCGGACGGGGGCAAGGGCGTGGAGCAGTTCCGCGCGTTCCACCCGGATTTGGTGCTGCTGGACATCATGCTGCCCGTGATGGACGGCTGGTCGGTGCTCAAGAAAATCCGCGAGAGCGACAAGACCCCCGTCATCATGCTCACCGCCAAGGGCGAGACCCAGGACAAGGTCAACGGCCTGGAGGGGGGCGCGGACGACTACATCGTCAAGCCCTTCGAGATGAAGGAGGTGCTGGCCCGCATCCACGCGGTGCTGCGCCGCTTCGGCGTGGAGGAGGAGAGCGGGGAGAAGAAGCTCTCCTTCGACAAGCTGGTGATCAACCTGGACTCCTACGAGCTGCTGGTGGACGGCAAGCGGGTGGACACGCCCCCCAAGGAGCTGGAGCTGCTCTTCCACCTGGCCGCCTCCCCCAACCGGGTGTTCACCCGCAACCAGCTTTTGGACGAGGTGTGGGGCTTCGACTATTTCGGGGACTCCCGCACCGTGGACGTGCACATCAAGCGCCTGCGGGAGAAGCTGGAGGGGGTCAGCGAGGGGTGGAGCCTGAAAACCGTGTGGGGCGTGGGGTATAAGTTCGAGGTCGTGAGCGGCGCATGA
- a CDS encoding two-component sensor histidine kinase, which produces MYRRQFAMMAGMILISFALLGAAFITLSYQFTVREKQKSMSGMAENVAEYTATVFTSQIIARDQYFPRYVESMAQAADAYVMICENDGEIFYSSDGKHSYTMPGVYAPEAMVQQVLNSGSYGGTSTMGGIFSEKLYVAGTPIVVNRLSYQEGQAAITPQVIGVVFVAAETSSITELWRAFANIFFFTAAVVLCIAFVTSSVTSLRQTKPLKEIADAARKFGHGEYGARVTGYECRRDEVGELADAFNAMADSISKAEAKRSEFVANISHELKTPMTTIAGFADGILDGTIPPEKEKEALTTISSETRRLSRLVRRMLDLSRLQSSESITAQEQFDVSEVMLRVLVSLEGKINARHLDVDTQLPDGSVPVWGDPDSITQVCYNLLDNAIKFSDEGSTMGIAIAAKGGKAYVSVRNTGETIPPEEQPLLFDRFHKTDRSRSEDREGVGLGLYIVKTILGNHKENITVTSENGVTEFTFTLTLA; this is translated from the coding sequence ATGTACAGGCGCCAGTTCGCCATGATGGCGGGCATGATCCTCATCTCCTTCGCCCTGCTGGGGGCGGCCTTCATCACCCTTTCCTACCAATTTACCGTGCGGGAGAAGCAGAAGTCCATGAGCGGCATGGCGGAGAACGTGGCGGAGTACACCGCCACCGTGTTCACCAGCCAGATTATCGCCCGGGACCAGTACTTCCCCCGCTACGTGGAGTCCATGGCCCAGGCAGCCGACGCCTACGTGATGATCTGCGAGAACGACGGCGAGATCTTCTACTCCTCCGACGGGAAGCACAGCTACACCATGCCCGGCGTGTACGCCCCCGAGGCCATGGTGCAGCAGGTGCTCAACTCCGGGAGCTACGGGGGAACCAGCACCATGGGCGGGATCTTCTCCGAGAAGCTCTATGTGGCGGGCACCCCCATCGTGGTGAACCGGCTGAGCTATCAGGAGGGGCAGGCCGCCATCACCCCCCAGGTCATCGGCGTGGTCTTTGTGGCCGCCGAGACCTCCAGCATCACCGAGCTGTGGCGGGCCTTCGCCAACATCTTTTTCTTCACCGCCGCGGTGGTGCTGTGCATCGCCTTCGTCACCAGCTCCGTCACCAGCCTGCGCCAGACCAAGCCCCTGAAGGAGATCGCCGACGCGGCCCGCAAGTTCGGCCACGGGGAGTACGGCGCCCGGGTCACCGGGTACGAGTGCCGCCGGGACGAGGTGGGGGAGCTGGCCGACGCCTTCAACGCCATGGCCGACTCCATCTCCAAGGCGGAGGCCAAGCGCAGCGAGTTCGTGGCCAATATCTCCCACGAGCTCAAAACCCCCATGACCACCATCGCCGGCTTCGCCGACGGCATCCTGGACGGCACCATCCCCCCCGAGAAGGAGAAGGAGGCCCTGACCACCATCTCCTCCGAGACCCGCCGGCTCTCCCGCCTGGTGCGGCGGATGCTGGACCTGTCCCGCCTGCAGTCCAGCGAGAGCATCACCGCCCAGGAGCAGTTCGACGTGTCCGAGGTGATGCTCCGGGTGCTGGTGAGCCTGGAGGGCAAGATCAACGCCCGCCATCTGGACGTGGACACCCAGCTCCCCGACGGCTCCGTGCCCGTTTGGGGGGACCCGGACTCCATCACCCAGGTGTGCTACAACCTGCTGGACAACGCCATCAAGTTCTCCGACGAGGGGAGCACCATGGGCATCGCCATCGCCGCCAAGGGGGGCAAGGCCTACGTGTCGGTGCGCAACACCGGCGAGACCATCCCGCCGGAGGAGCAGCCCCTGCTGTTCGACCGCTTCCATAAGACCGACCGCTCCCGCAGCGAGGACCGGGAGGGGGTGGGCCTGGGGCTGTATATCGTCAAGACCATCCTGGGCAACCACAAGGAGAACATCACCGTGACCAGTGAAAACGGCGTCACGGAGTTCACGTTCACGCTGACCCTGGCGTGA